TGtaaataggtctattcccgtactgcagaattctgcaattctgcacgaaatcggcagcagagcgttcccgtacttttctgcaacaaaagtaacttttctttcaggcagaacttctgcaatgagagagacaaaagttgcagcaaaaccgttcccgtacttttctgcaagctctctcttctctttcgtgtTGAAAAGTAACTTCAAGTTGGtgtgagtacacgcttacataaaatttgcaagttgggttaaatcaagcattttattattatgtaggtgtaataaatttgatgttttattatTACTGAATTCAAGCAGTATTTTTGAAAGGACGTTTGTATATTTGGAATTGATGGATTTtggggtatttttttaatatctggttttattgagaactatattttatgttaacgatttcaggcttagttcaGTAATGTAATGATATAGCTTGTGATATagcgaatttattatttttagagtTAATAAAGTTTATAAGTAAATCTagtattacagcacggctaATAACCCAACAAACAATTTGTATCATAAGaacaattgtttttaaattgtttttaaaaacttttataagacacatttcttttgagttgaataaatttcaaaaaaatatttgtttaagaattgatttttgatcttaaattgcttttgaacagactaaatatgtgtgttaaaataataggtaaatgTAATTGACAAATTATAAATTGTACTTGTGGcggtgctaccaatttgtattcttatatgaaccaaaatattaaatgtattttgttgaactttTAATGAAGGAATCATAAAAAAAGGTATTAGACTGtaccaaacaaataataaatataattgatTATATGATTGatgaccataattttttttgctgaaacataagttacgttgttaacacatcatattttatactattaaaaatttatatctataaattttattaaaaattatacggtatacttaaattcttaaattcctaaatcccTACatccctaaattcctaaatagaAATACACttattttggagtcatattttaggtttgaAATGCATATTTAGAGGATTTAGAGATTAGAAATTTCGCAGAGGTCTTCCCGGTCTTCGGGTAATagagtaccgtaatctggggtgaatcgggactacagtctgaatagggacagcagtttttagagcacttaaagcttttaaatttggaaatggatgtgcacattttgttggcctgagtctgttctaaccgaaaccaaccagaaaaatcaaaatattgcgctccaacatggttaaaactgctgtcccgatttgccccatgtgtcccgattgaccccagtttacggtacaaactatctatttgttataattcagtttttgatttttttatttacaaattttttaaattttacttttttttaaattatattttttttaaatttttaactgtagaattagattttttgatgttctattaaatattcaaaatttagatttttttatttcgaattcaAAATACCTCAAGTCTGAACTTTTATATTTCAaccttatttttctttattttgattttttgaaattaagctttttttaattatttacattttgaattacttaatttttttaagctttgaatgtgtgatttttttttctaagataaatatttgcattttaaatttctcaaatagctgatttaatttttttagcttctcaattaaaaaaaatgttttttttttatatttttatttatgattttcttaatttccgggtttctaaatttatgtgttctatATTTTTGAGTGTGTGATTCATTtactttctaatatttttcaactttgctgcgtcaccgttgttcttccatgtgacatctatattttttttatgttatcctgaataaaaaatccttcaaatagTCTGCTctcaaaacatgtatttatgatcccttctatattaaacctttgtttgtcatttttttgaattttatttgttaaaCGCAGGTACGTACCTGCAATtctcatttctattttttaccttagggcttttgttaatttgatttggttaaccgcggtggattttcttgaaataattcgaactgtcaaaaatccaccaaaacatctaccacattgatcacacaaaaaactgtggtagaaaagtatccaccggtagattctttggtggatttttgacagttcgaattatttcaagaaaatccaccgcggttaaccgaatcaaattaacaaaagccctcttatgtaaaagttttgaaatgtttctaatgaataatttctacctaagtctccgttctagaggtaaacttctttcaattataatttttgtcaatccctttttttaaaataataaaaaaaaactttaatacccaatttgagtaaatccactcaactgtgtacaatattgcagaaaaagtactggaacgcgctacccaggcaaaagttttgcggcttctctccttgcagaacttctgcaaaagagagagatgaagagagcgaactgaaaagtacgggaacgtactgcaaaaaagtgacttatgctggctgcagaattttgcagaagttgcagaaattctgcaattctgcaggtacgggaatagacctaatatTTTGACAGTTCTGTTACCCTTCACCCTCGCTTTGTTTTGATTATGAACGTTCGCGAACTGTCACCTGCGCTGTGCGAGGCCAACTCGTAATGCTTCTTTTAGTGCCTAGTTTAGGCATTCGCAGCATCATCAGCAACGGGAACCTCCCTCTTCGGAACACCCGACTCCGCTCAGATCAGCTGATCAGTCGCCACAGCTCGAACTTTGCCGTCCGCCACCGGTACAGGATGCACACCGCTTACTTCCGCCAGCTGCCCGACGAGGAGCAGTGCGCGATCAGCTTCCGGGTAGCGAACGAGCGGTACCGAATCGACAAGGTGTTCAACTTTAGCCGGAACGTAACGGAGAATGTGGACGCGAGTTTGGAGCGGATGCGGGCCAACATCGAGAAGGAGGTGCGGAAAAGGGGGTCTGCTGGGAAGGGTGCGAAGAAAAAGGGGAAGGCAGCGCCGGTGGAAGGTGCTGGGGAGGGACTCGGGGAAGCGTTGCCGGATGTCCGGGTGAGATTCTTTGACGTTGAGAAGAATGAGGATGTGAGGGATGTGGCGTTTGCGGAGTTGCTGAGTAAGGTGCGGGACGAGCGGGAGATTTTGCTGAAGGTGCTGGATGACGACTTCCGGATCGATTTGAACTCGCCGACTGTGCTGGCGGTCAGTTTACCTCAGTCGATTCTGGCGGGGTTCTTCGTGTATCCGTCCAAGTTGGAGATGGTGTTTACGGATAAGGAGCGGTCGGAGTTCCTGTGGTATCGAGGAAAGATGCCAAAGTCGAACAATGCCCAGCAGATTGAGTGGGTTCTGGCGGGGACCGGATATTCGTACATGGCTAAACCGGATGACGTGGGACACCACTTGAAGTTCAGTTGTGTGCCTAAGAACGAGCTGAAGGTTGGTCCTTTGACGGAGGTCATTTCTGGCACGCAAGTGCAGGCAGGTCCGGGTCAGTGTCCATTTGAGGTTCGTCACCTGTTCACGCAGAACAAACTGACCAACCAGTACCAGTTCCGAGTGGTGACGTACAACATTCTGGCCGACCTGTACGCCGACAGCGACTACAGCCGAACGGAACTGTTTGGGTATTGTCCAAACTACGCGTTGCACATCGACTACCGGAAGCAGCTATTCATCAAGGAAATTCTCGGCTACAACGCGGACATCGTCTGCCTGCAGGAAGTTGACGGGAAGGTGTACGACCTGGACCTGCTGCCGGTGTTCCGGGTGAAGAATTTCGACGGCCACTACAAAGCCAAGGGCAAAACGGCCGAAGGACTGGCCACATTCTTCGACTGCAATCGATTTGAGTAAGTTTAGCATGATGTTCTAGCTAATCCAATCAAAATAACAGTTGATTCTTTGCAGAGTCCTCGATCGGCAGGGCATCACGTTCGGCGAGAACCTTGAAACGCTGGAACCCTTCCAAGGCCTGTGGAACCAGATCAAATCGAACGAAAAGCTCGCGAGTCGAATCAAAGACCGTTCCACCGCCATCCAGGCGACCTTGCTGCGTTCGCGCCAAAACCCCGCCAAACATCTGCTCGTAGCCAACACACACTTTTACTTCCACCCTGACGCCGACCACATCCGCCTGCTCCAGGGAGGGCTCTCGATGCTGTACGTGCGGGATCTGTACGAGCGATTCGAGTCCCAGTACGGCCTGGACCGGAACCACTTTGCGATCGTGTTCTGCGGTGACTTCAACAGCACCCCCGAGTGTGGAATGTTCCGCCTGATGACGCAGCGCTTCGTCGGCACGGAAATGGCCGATTGGCAGAGCAACGAGGAGGAAGCGGTCCGCGGGGTCAGTCTGGCGCAACCGTTTCCCTTCCAGTCGGCGTGTGGAACGCCCAAGTACACCAACTTTACGGTGGGCTTCAAGGCGTGCATCGATTACATCTACTACCAGTGTGACGCACTGCGGGTGAACGACGTGGTGCCGCTGCCCAGTGAGGACGAACTGGCCGCGTACGATGCCATTCCGTCGCCGGTCTTCCCGTCGGACCACGTGGCGCTGGTGGCCAGCCTCGAGTGGAACCACAAGTCGGGATGATAGGATGGTGGCCGTGTTGTGTATAGAATGACGTTGTGCATGATAAATAATAATCAAAAGTGTATAGTAAAACCTGGGGCTTGTTTTCTTCAGACTTCATTGGAGCATATTGAGTTTaatcagggtgaccactcaaatcccattttcgaattcccgactttctccagacttttccaaaatgctcaaataataggcatttgttatctaaaaaatgatttcaaataaaaaactttatataagaaaccaaaaaaaaaatcaatgaattttaaaaaaatccaaatataggcattttttgtaaatacagaaattaaacaacaaatcaaaaaaaaaacttcaaaaattgaatttcattattatggttcagagtagaaacacaaacaataagtctttgaaaaaataatcgaaagttcaacaaaacttataacttccatgttattttttaaattggcaaactatagtttttgatacttcgtttcaactggaaatgacaaaaagttaaagataactaaacttaaaatatcgatcctatttttgtaaaacttcatcatcattttaaatcaaagaatgattaaaacataattgctgttattattcattcaaaggatttagaaaaatgtcaaaaaaatgtttttgccaacttccctttttaattttgtaaattttgatattgaattttctaatcaatgttaatttatctcgtggtcagtatttaactgtttgttttttcaatgaaaacaatgaaaaaactgATATGATTGTTTGttttcccacttattttaagcaaaatgtttgatgagactatttttttaaacaattttgcaataactcaaaatttcttggatattttttttgcaatttcaatattttctttatgttttaaaaacgtattttttttttcaattttggattttattcgataattaagttttccgaaaactgaaaatcaagctttatctatggtaggtaatttacccatactcacaaaaacttcaagggcaacatttggaaaaaacatattttaaattacttaatgaaattagttaaacaattaataATATTTACCAAAAAAGCCATTGCCACATtcaagttggaatctgttttcaaatattcaattgtgtgacaaaatgaaaaagaatctgttatgctttatttttatattagtttttcattaactctACCTCTTGtttaatgaacaaaaattaatagcgatcatttgattcataaaaaatattatgaaaatctgtgtcaaagaccccaatattaattaagattttgaatgtcttaaacagcttttctgtaattctgtaattctgtaatttcggaatacattcgtccggcttcagctgaagattcatgctgtcccatgttgcatgttcgagtgtagacctacggaaaaccttgccgcgaggagaggtgagtgagaagtacacgaaccacctacgacataattcctcgggcggcccaggtcaactcgaagttaccccaggcacccccagtgcaggacacattgggggtagaaagcggatagatatttcagtgaatacaataattatgacaatatagtttcatataatccctattccttgatcttaccttttgacactatcaaacctagcaatattactattgcatcttaccattcccttttgatagtgtcaacttcaaaccttcatccattgtgcaattaacacataatttccgctatattcttcatgcggaatcgtcgtctactttcttcgccttattatcactgaaccacggcgcgatattgttctcacattttttgagcttcaacgaccgattgttattcacgcacttataaaaatacttgttctgtttcgcggctttgtgaaaaatacacgtgtgttggcttatacaatgacttttttggtcatcgtatgctcgcaaggtacatgaaagagaaaaagagaaaaaatgggataagtacaatgtaaaataaaatcgaacattgaataacagactaacacataaagaaagaataaagaaaccttattttgcaactagacagaactaccaacttgtaacgagaagtttacaagataacaactgaagttgtgaaatatgggacaGGACAAACAAACTAGAATAGttaatatatataataaaacagattgaacgtacctttaatcatattaataacagttatgcccaaatttcttaccatttttttttcaactgttacatttctacaataatgtattgcgattccaagtttgaagaatagagtagttaaagtttgtgaggtaagggacaagttatagcaatagcaaaataaatagatggatagattttactaaattttatcttaaaataataggaaaaatctagcctgatttgaaaatagccaatgcaccaaTTGCAAACATACAGCATTTCACGCTCACACCGTATGGAGTAAGTGTGATAAACTATATGTCGACATTCGGCGCAtcacctttttcaaaatacaggaaatgatagaaggaagGCTCCATTATGTAGAGCGGAAGGCTTCTGCAACACTTAGAACTCAGAACAGGCATCctctgaaataagagagaaagacaaatattaaaattgtggtattatcactaaatcctatcatcctttcaccccccaagacatggtctatcattcgtgccttcgtgtcttgggtgatggcgaattctaccttcttcaatgatcttcggaccacctccaactagaattcacaacaggacctccctcggctccaatttacaacatgacagcgacgagaacacagccgaatgggagttgacagaatcaaatgcatgctataccctttgctttgctggatacttactaatagcaaagggcgagagtcctgcgactctcagcaatcatgaatactgcccatttgccacaagattttgaatgtcttaaacagcttttccatacttaaatatattgaaatagtgaaaataaccttaaatttaaagaaagttactaaagcagaaatgagtgacttcaattcaatttgaaaattgtacaaaatattacaaaattattcaaaaaataattttcaaacaagtatgctcaaaattcccgactttttgacaaaaaatcacaaattcccgactttttcccgattttttgcggattttggcgaattcccgactttttcccgactttcccgatttcccgacttgagtggccaccctgtttaATTCATTTCAGTCGATTGCGTGTAGCGGAGCCACGCGGTTGTTCTGCAGGATTGTTCCTGTTTTTGACGTCCTTTTTTCTCGTTAGCCttcctttatcatcgttgatcggaaggcatcGGTTGCGTTCGTAGAAATTATTGTGTTATAAACAAGGTTGttgatcgataaaattatcgtcgataatattatcgtctgacgataactataatggttatcgttatcgtcgggacgataacgataatctatcgttttagttatcgttatttcgataattctatctaTATATTCTGATGGACAAtaactcattttaaaaatctttctaaaatcgattaattcaaccatatcatgttaaattgtcAATGCTTTTAcaagaaatatatatttttttctggtaaattttaaagtataaatatgtactcaaaattgttcacaaaataccgtatttttttagaagatgctcaaattttcataatttgcaatatgggtatgaaacgaagggaaattttgtatgttttttttttcattttattaaagttttttcacaaaataccgtattttttctaaagtactccattttttgtataatttgcaataagggtatcaaacgaatgaaaattttgtatgcttttttaatttatgagaGTTGCATTTTTGCATGCCtcatacatacattcaaatGGTGTATCATACAACATTTTGcgtcttttgatacccatattgcaaattaaaaaaaaaatagaattttcgaaaaaatacattttttgtgaaaattttacaattttacaaaaaaaaactctaataagtTGAAAAAGCTAACTAaatttttgataccaatattgcatacactcaaaccccgatggtttgacaccaactgttgtcaaacgaacggggtcactttttagtttgacaccccttttacacggagttcacacacactatcaaacgttcgttttgatagtgtgcgtgagcgccgtgttaaAAGTGATAGTTTGTCACTtttaagtttgactttgaccaaccaacggggtacaaactaaaaaagtgtcaaacgaaaaagtgaccaaccaccgggggttgagtgtatatttcgaaaatttgtgaaaattttcatgtttccaaaaaaaaaactaataatgtgaaaaagcaaaccaaatttcgcttcgtttaataccaatatttcaaaaatttgagtattttcgaaaaatacggtaatttgtgaaaatttaagtattttccaaaacaaaactctaataaagtgaaaaagcttacacaattttgctttgtttgataccaatattgcaaattgtgaaaattttagtattttcgaaaaaatacggtagtttgtgaaaattttagtttttaacaaaaaaaaaaactcttataaagtcaaacagcatacaaaatttcgcttcgtttgatacccatgttgcaaattatgaaaatttgagtgtttttggaaaaaatacggtattatgtgaacaattttgagtgtgtattttactttgaaacttgctagatataaaaaaaaatacaggtatATTGTTagtaaaagcattgaaaatttaacatgatatggtcgAATTAATCGACCCGAATTTTGTTGAGACAAACAAGTCGTATTACTTGATTCTGCCCTCTCTTCATCATGctaggaaggcacgccgacgaatatgttttagggtTTTTGTTGTTGCACAAATCGTTGTACTAAATGAAGTCCTTCGTTCATCATcgctgatcggaaggcacgccgatgAAGAATTTCTGGAtaatataaaaaacatttttgctcatggtcacatcactgccacacGTTACTCCTGACCTCATAGAGACCTCGCATGTATTGCGCGTACGTAAAcgaaataaagtgaggttaaaattTGTCCGTCCAGAAAAATCACATgttgcgctagtgtgcgtacgtgaAACGTAATAAAGCACTCATCTACTAACACTGCAGTCGATTGAGCGTTCTCTATCACTcgagtatcggactaacattcccacccCACTGACTCTACCACCGGTCGTAgacggcgccggtattgatcggCATCTACCACGCCACGTAAAGGCTTTCTTTCCAATTTTCAACAACCCCAAACGCGTAAtgtacaaaacatttttaatgagGATCCGACGAATGTTAATTCCAGCCAAAAACAACTCACCCCATCCCTACTCGGTCTCCATCTGGCTCACATCGAAGTCCTCATCGTCCTCCCAGTGCAGCGCTGCCGCCACCGCGCCGTTCAACGGCTTTATTCCCTCCAGCTCCAACTTCTCTGGGACGTGTCCATTCTGCTGCTTGACCGGCTTCGTCTCCACCCCCGACTCCTTGTTCTCCATCAGCTGCCacagctcgtcgtcgtcgtcctcgttcAGCGCTTCCGTGTCCTGCGTGTCCAGCATCGTTTCGTCCTGCTGACTGGCTGTGCCGTTGTGGTTCACCGGTCGTCGACTCGGCGTTGGTTTCGGTTTGGTGGGCGCCGCGCGGGCTCCCATTTTGATCTGGCTGAGCTCGAAGTACTGGTTCGGATGATTGATGCCTTCCTCGAGGGGGAGGCCGTGTGAGACTTCAAAGTACTTGCTGCAGGCGACCTGGTAGTGGCCCTTGCTGACGAAGCCGGCGATTTCTTCCGCGTGTGCTGCCCCCAGGCCGTACGAGCCCAGTTTGGTTTGAAGCACGGACGGGTCCCAAATTTTGAACGGACAGCCGTGCGTGTCCGTCGGTCCCACGCTGGACATGATGATCTTCATACATGAGTACGGAGTGTAGTTGACGCGGGAACCTTCCTTGCCGTAGTTGTGCCGAATGTTGTACGCGTAATCCTTCTCGAACTTGTCCAACGCAACCGTACCACGAGTGAACTCCTCGCGCCAGAAGCGAAGCGAGTCCTCCAGCGTAACGCCGATTCCCTTCAGGAACAGTCCGTACTGCATACGGCCACCATGTCTGTGGTGATGGGTCGACCTCAGCGTGTCGTGGCACATTCGCATACACAACGGGAACGACTTCTTCGACAGCTGGTCCAAACTCTCGATCGGAACTTCGCCATTCTTCGCGATCGTATAGTCCTTGCCCGTGTACGACGTGTGCAGACCCTTCAACAGCGACGCGAACCGCTCGTCATTCTCCAACTCTGGTAACAGCCTTAAATGTGCCTGCAGACCTTCCTCCAGCAACTCCTGGTGCTTGTTCCCAATAACCGACACGAAATC
This is a stretch of genomic DNA from Culex pipiens pallens isolate TS chromosome 1, TS_CPP_V2, whole genome shotgun sequence. It encodes these proteins:
- the LOC120422227 gene encoding 2',5'-phosphodiesterase 12, producing the protein MLLLVPSLGIRSIISNGNLPLRNTRLRSDQLISRHSSNFAVRHRYRMHTAYFRQLPDEEQCAISFRVANERYRIDKVFNFSRNVTENVDASLERMRANIEKEVRKRGSAGKGAKKKGKAAPVEGAGEGLGEALPDVRVRFFDVEKNEDVRDVAFAELLSKVRDEREILLKVLDDDFRIDLNSPTVLAVSLPQSILAGFFVYPSKLEMVFTDKERSEFLWYRGKMPKSNNAQQIEWVLAGTGYSYMAKPDDVGHHLKFSCVPKNELKVGPLTEVISGTQVQAGPGQCPFEVRHLFTQNKLTNQYQFRVVTYNILADLYADSDYSRTELFGYCPNYALHIDYRKQLFIKEILGYNADIVCLQEVDGKVYDLDLLPVFRVKNFDGHYKAKGKTAEGLATFFDCNRFEVLDRQGITFGENLETLEPFQGLWNQIKSNEKLASRIKDRSTAIQATLLRSRQNPAKHLLVANTHFYFHPDADHIRLLQGGLSMLYVRDLYERFESQYGLDRNHFAIVFCGDFNSTPECGMFRLMTQRFVGTEMADWQSNEEEAVRGVSLAQPFPFQSACGTPKYTNFTVGFKACIDYIYYQCDALRVNDVVPLPSEDELAAYDAIPSPVFPSDHVALVASLEWNHKSG
- the LOC120426178 gene encoding DNA primase large subunit, which translates into the protein MEFSRRSRLRLEDEFNEDAALEGLICHNVALYLLPPMVDLAIEDFETLALERLKVLRILEQATAKNVKIGSDEGRESILNEMNHAELKAYARLCTGNRNTDLDMEARRRDYVSHFILRFAYCRSEELRRWFVTREMELFRLKFSGLSSQDVADFIEEFDMDYTPLTADERAEVKEGLYDSTGYQTVSQIDTMDFYKVPFTDVLDLVRGQRCYLKEGYAYVSAGDFVSVIGNKHQELLEEGLQAHLRLLPELENDERFASLLKGLHTSYTGKDYTIAKNGEVPIESLDQLSKKSFPLCMRMCHDTLRSTHHHRHGGRMQYGLFLKGIGVTLEDSLRFWREEFTRGTVALDKFEKDYAYNIRHNYGKEGSRVNYTPYSCMKIIMSSVGPTDTHGCPFKIWDPSVLQTKLGSYGLGAAHAEEIAGFVSKGHYQVACSKYFEVSHGLPLEEGINHPNQYFELSQIKMGARAAPTKPKPTPSRRPVNHNGTASQQDETMLDTQDTEALNEDDDDELWQLMENKESGVETKPVKQQNGHVPEKLELEGIKPLNGAVAAALHWEDDEDFDVSQMETE